Proteins from one Triticum aestivum cultivar Chinese Spring chromosome 7A, IWGSC CS RefSeq v2.1, whole genome shotgun sequence genomic window:
- the LOC123151286 gene encoding chaperone protein ClpB1: MPPDLSPGSRYIYTRAQNNDKAERAITTCSVLSALDAGRADPVVGRDDEIDRVICILCRRTKNCAALVGAAGVGKTAIVEGLAQRIAAGNVPDMLAGARILELDMGAVVAGTCWRGMFEERLKDAIKHAEEAGGKVILFIDELHMIVGAGDKGGPMDAANILKPALARGRIRCVGATTCQEYQRYIQTDAALERRFQKVVVEEPSVQGTITILKGLKQRYQEHHGLKIQDDALVAAAQLAARYITGRQFPDKAIDLIDEACSTAKVHFDKQKVENNIISSIFAPKELTVGPDHVAQVVSRCTRIPLTTLGQEEKEKLVHLAEKLHERVIGQDEAVNLVAQAVLRSRVGFGQSSRPIGSFLFLGPLGVGKTELAKALAERIFHNEKMLIRFDMSEYAESGSLSRLIGGPRSYEEDGKLTEKVKRSPYSVVLFDQVDKADPSIFKVFIQLLDDGTLTDGKGHVVDFKNTIIIMTSTLGAEHLTTRMGIENTVKAGRGLLMGQPELIDRLSEVVIFELLSHDELKEILKIQMKDVIATVANKGVSLFITDAAQDVILSESYHLVSGARPMRRWVEKNVTTVLSNMLVNGEACEGSTISIDAADVNRGLRYHVLKKQGSTDP; this comes from the exons ATGCCCCCGGATCTGTCCCCTGGCAGCCGGTACATCTACACCCGCGCCCAGAACAACGACAAGGCGGAGCGGGCCATCACCACCTGCAGCGTGCTCAGCGCCTTGGACGCCGGCAGGGCTGATCCGGTCGTCGGCCGCGACGACGAGATTGACCGCGTCATCTGCATCCTCTGCCGCCGCACCAAGAACTGCGCCGCGCTTGTCGGCGCCGCGGGGGTCGGTAAGACGGCCATTGTTGAGGGCCTCGCCCAACGCATCGCCGCCGGGAACGTCCCGGACATGCTGGCAGGAGCGCGCATCCTGGAGCTCGACATGGGGGCGGTTGTTGCCGGGACATGCTGGCGTGGCATGTTCGAAGAGCGCTTGAAAGACGCCATCAAGCACGCGGAGGAGGCAGGAGGCAAGGTGATCCTCTTCATTGATGAGTTGCACATGATTGTTGGCGCCGGCGATAAAGGAGGCCCCATGGACGCCGCCAATATCCTCAAGCCAGCATTAGCCCGCGGCCGCATCCGTTGTGTGGGTGCTACCACTTGCCAAGAGTACCAAAGGTATATCCAGACGGACGCTGCACTTGAGCGCCGGTTCCAgaaggttgtcgtcgaggaaccaAGCGTGCAGGGCACCATCACCATCCTAAAAGGGCTGAAACAGCGGTACCAAGAGCACCATGGCTTGAAAATCCAGGACGATGCTCTCGTTGCTGCAGCACAGCTCGCCGCCCGTTATATTACTG GTCGCCAGTTTCCTGACAAGGCGATTGATTTGATTGACGAGGCATGCTCTACTGCAAAGGTGCATTTTGACAAGCAGAAAGTGGAGAATAATATAATTAGCTCTATATTTGCACCGAAGGAGTTAACTGTTGGCCCAGATCATGTCGCACAG GTTGTCAGTCGATGCACTAGAATCCCTCTCACGACACTTGGTCAAGAGGAGAAGGAGAAGTTAGTCCACCTAGCGGAAAAATTGCATGAGCGAGTCATCGGTCAGGATGAAGCGGTCAATTTGGTTGCGCAAGCGGTGCTACGTTCTAGGGTTGGTTTTGGTCAATCTAGCCGACCGATAGGTTCATTCCTCTTTTTGGGGCCGCTTGGTGTTGGAAAAACAGAACTCGCAAAAGCTCTCGCCGAGAGGATATTTCACAATGAGAAGATGTTGATCCGCTTTGATATGTCGGAATATGCTGAGAGTGGGTCTCTGTCGCGCCTCATTGGGGGACCTCGAAG CTATGAAGAAGATGGAAAACTTACCGAGAAAGTCAAGAGGTCTCCATACAGTGTTGTCCTTTTCGATCAGGTGGATAAGGCAGACCCCTCAATATTCAAGGTTTTTATCCAACTCCTTGATGATGGTACGTTGACCGATGGCAAAGGACACGTCGTAGATTTTAAAAACACTATCATCATTATGACCTCAACTCTAGGAGCAGAGCACCTAACAACAAGAATGGGCATAGAAAACACAGTCAAAGCTGGTCGGGGTCTTCTTATGGGGCAG CCTGAACTTATTGACAGACTGAGTGAGGTTGTGATATTTGAGCTGCTTTCACACGACGAACTGAAGGAAATATTGAAAATCCAGATGAAGgatgtcattgccacagtagctAACAAGGGTGTCTCTCTATTTATAACTGATGCCGCGCAGGATGTCATTTTGTCGGAATCATACCACCTGGTAAGTGGCGCAAGGCCCATGAGGAGATGGGTGGAGAAGAATGTGACGACAGTTCTTTCAAACATGCTGGTCAATGGAGAAGCTTGTGAAGGCTCGACCATCTCCATCGATGCTGCAGATGTTAACAGGGGGCTGAGGTACCATGTACTGAAGAAGCAGGGGAGCACAGACCCATAA